The Sediminispirochaeta bajacaliforniensis DSM 16054 nucleotide sequence TTTATCGGGATCACCCTTGAGGCGCGCCTTGCCTTTGGCATGTGCGTCATTCGGACCATAACACGCCAGGATGCCCATGATGTGGTGGAAAAGTTACGTGACGAGGGCTATGGGGTTACGGTCATTGATGCCAATGGGAATTTCGGTAAGGTATCCGTTTTTTACAGTGTGGTCAAACGTTCCCACATCGACCACTTCGTCGGTATTATCAAAAGTTACAATCCGAAAGCTTTTTATACCATTGAGGATGTCCGCGTTGTCAACGAAGGATTCTATCCGAAGCGAAGCGGTTTCCGGCGTAGGCCGCTTCGAAAAGGGAAATAGGGGAGGACCCGTGAATAAAGGTGCCGAATATGAGGTGAGACAGGCGGGAATCGATGATCTCGCTTCTATTTTTCATCTCGGAGAAAAGGTTTTTACATCGCATGGTTACTCAAATTTGTACCGGACCTGGGATGAATATGAAGTGACCACATTTTTTAACCAGGAATCAGAGAATGTACTTGTTGCTGAAGACGATGGTAAGGTCGTCGGATTTGCAATGGGGACCACGATCGAGAAGGCCCGGTCGGCCTGGAGCTACGGGCACCTCGTTTGGCTGGGCGTGGAACCGGATTATGCCCGATCGGGACTGGGAAGCATGCTCTTCGATCGGTTTAAGCGATTAATGAAAAAACAGGGTGTGAGAATGCTTATGGTAGATACACAGGCGGATAATAAACCAGCCATCTCTTTTTTCAGAAAAAAGGGGTTTGAAAATCCGACGCGCCATGTTTACCTCACCATGCAACTTTAAGGTGGATGCATTGAACGGCGGTCTTGTGAATCGGGACAGGCTCTACGCTCTTCTCCGTGATATGGTGGATATCTATTCGCCATCGGGAAAAGAGGAACACCTTGCCAGATTCCTTGTCGACTATTGTGTGAAGCAGGGAATACCTGTAACCCTTAGGCATGTGGACGAATCCCGCTTTAATCTCGAAATTTCGGCGGAGGGTGCCACTCCCGAGTTGCTTTTCCTCGGGCATATCGATACCGTTCCCGCTTTCGATATAGAAGAGTATTCATTTTTCGAGGAAAACGGACTTTGCAGGGGCTTGGGAACGGCAGACATGAAAGGAGGCTGTGCGGCCTTGATTGAGGCCTTTGTTACAGCCTTTGAAGGAGGATTCCTCCCTTCGAATCTTCTGCTTTCTCTTGTCGTCGGGGAGGAGGAGAGTGGCGACGGAACGGAAGCTCTCCTCGATGCATACCAATTTCGAGGGGCCCTCGTTGCAGAACCTACCGGACTTGTCCCCTGCACAAGTCATTACGGTTACCTGGAGACGATCATAACCATCTTCGGGTATCGCCGCCATGCGGCCATGTCTGATCGTGAATCCCACGCGATCAGAACCATGCTCAGTCTACTTCTGAGCCTAGAAACGTTCATCGAAGCCTCGCAGAGCGATACAGTTTTGAATATCCGGGATCTGCATAGTTCGGAATCGGGTTTTGCCTCTCCCGACCGCTGTTCCGCTACTCTTGATCTCCATATTGTTCCGGGCACCGATGCCGCACGCTATGCCCGGGAGCTTGACCGCTTTCTTAGCGATCAGCTTTCCTCCTTCTCGATAAGCGACTACCAGCTGAGCATGCCCTTCGTTGCCGACGGCTATGTTATGGCCGAGAGCGATCCATTATCTCTTCTTTTGAAAGATGTGTTTGATTCTCTATCTTTGCCCTGGATGCCGGGTTCCTTTCGTAGCCATTCTGACGCTAATCTGCTTAGAGACGCAGGATGCCCGCCGATTATCTTAGGGCCGGGTACTCTCTCCGAGGCACACACCATGAACGAGTTTGTCGAATTCGATCAGGTATACAGGGCGGCCGACCTGTATACCCGTATACTGCACGCGTTGAAACGAGCTTAGCGCCCTCCATAATCATCACCAAGCGTTGTAATCCGAAGGTCACAAAGGGAAAAATC carries:
- a CDS encoding DUF2179 domain-containing protein is translated as MSFIPEPIFSWVVLPFLIFFARIADVTIGTMRIVFVARGQKLIAPLLGFFEVLIWLIALTKIMENMGNPVTYFAYGAGFAMGNFIGITLEARLAFGMCVIRTITRQDAHDVVEKLRDEGYGVTVIDANGNFGKVSVFYSVVKRSHIDHFVGIIKSYNPKAFYTIEDVRVVNEGFYPKRSGFRRRPLRKGK
- a CDS encoding GNAT family N-acetyltransferase produces the protein MNKGAEYEVRQAGIDDLASIFHLGEKVFTSHGYSNLYRTWDEYEVTTFFNQESENVLVAEDDGKVVGFAMGTTIEKARSAWSYGHLVWLGVEPDYARSGLGSMLFDRFKRLMKKQGVRMLMVDTQADNKPAISFFRKKGFENPTRHVYLTMQL
- a CDS encoding M20 family metallopeptidase gives rise to the protein MDALNGGLVNRDRLYALLRDMVDIYSPSGKEEHLARFLVDYCVKQGIPVTLRHVDESRFNLEISAEGATPELLFLGHIDTVPAFDIEEYSFFEENGLCRGLGTADMKGGCAALIEAFVTAFEGGFLPSNLLLSLVVGEEESGDGTEALLDAYQFRGALVAEPTGLVPCTSHYGYLETIITIFGYRRHAAMSDRESHAIRTMLSLLLSLETFIEASQSDTVLNIRDLHSSESGFASPDRCSATLDLHIVPGTDAARYARELDRFLSDQLSSFSISDYQLSMPFVADGYVMAESDPLSLLLKDVFDSLSLPWMPGSFRSHSDANLLRDAGCPPIILGPGTLSEAHTMNEFVEFDQVYRAADLYTRILHALKRA